TGGGAGCTGTATGCCGAGTCACGGTTCGCTTACGAAGGCGGGTAAGGTTCGTAACGCGACTCCGAAGATTCCGCCAAAGCCGAAGAAGAACCTGGTGCCCAGGAGGAGGAACAGGAGGAACTACTTGAGGCGCCTCGTTTACGCGCAGCAGACTACCGCCATGTAGTGGGCGATGAGCCTGGAGGGCTACGGGGATCAAGCTGTAAAGCTGCTAGACTCCGCTGGTGTCTCTCTCTTTGACGAGGTTGAGCTGGAGCGGGATGATGGTGTAGTTGTCCGCGGTATCGTTCTGCCGAGGCCCCAGTACGGGGATCCCGACATCCTGGTCTTGAAGCTGCCCAACGGCTACAACGTGGGGGTTGACGCGAGAAGGGTCAAATCGATTAGAAGGCTCGGTAGAGTGGAACCCTCGAGGGGCGCTTTACCACCGCCTCCCAGCTTGAAGCCGGGTTTGCCGAGGGTCCACTTCATCGGTACGGGTGGCACGATCGCGTCGCGCATCGATTACGTCTCGGGAGCCGTTTACCCGTACTTCACGGCGGAGGAGATCTACTCGATGGTTCCCGAGCTGGAGAGCGTGGCGCTGGTGTCGGCTGAGACGCTGTTCAGCGTGTTCAGCGAGGATCTAACGCCGAGGCACTGGTCGATGATCGCCGAGCGCGTGGCACAGGTCTTCGAGAGGGAGGGGCCGGCCGGAATCATCGTCGCGCACGGGACCGACACGATGGGTTACACCGCCGCGGCGCTGGCTTTTGCTCTGCGCAGGCTGCCGGGGCCCGTGGTGCTGGTGGGGGCGCAGAGGTCATCAGACAGGCCTTCGAGCGACTCGGCCACGAACGTGCTGGCGGCCGCCATTACTGCAGCGAAGGCGCCCTTCGCCGAGTCCGTGGTTGTGATGCACGCCGGCTTGGACGACACGGCTTTCTACGTGCACCGGGGTGTGCGAGTCAGGAAGATGCACACGAGCAGGAGGGATGCCTTCAGGAGCGTGAACGCGGTACCGCTCGCGAAGGTGGAGCTACCCTCGCGGGAGCTGAAGGTCTTCGCCAGGAGGTTCCTCCCGCGCTCGAGGGAGGGCGTGCTCCTGGAGAACGGCTTCGAGGAAAAAGTGGCCCTCGTCAAGTTCTACCCGGGGATGAGCGGGGAGCTCCTCGACTTCCTCGTGGACAAGGGGTACAGGGGGGTCGTGATCGAGGGTACCGGACTCGGCCACGTCTCCGAGCGTCTGCTGCCCTCCGTCAGGAGGGCAGTGGAGGAGGGGGTGGTCGTGGTCGTAGCGTCGCAGTGCCTGTGGGGTAGGGTGAACATGAACGTGTACAGGAGGGGGGTGGAGCTGCTTAAGGCCGGAGCTATACCGGCTGAGGACATGCTGCCAGAGACAGCGTTCGTGAAGCTCTCGTGGGTGCTCGCGCGCACCAACGATGCGAGGGAGGCCGCATCACTGTTCCTGACGAATGTAGCTTACGAGATGGACGAGAGGAGCGAGGAGTGGTACTACCCGCCGCTCAACTACTTCGAGAGGTACCTGGGGGGTGGAGGTCAGTGAGCTGCCGAGTGGGTCTCGAAATCCACCAGATGCTCGACACGAGGGCGAAGCTGTTCTGCAGCTGCCCGACTGAGCTGAGGAGGGGTGATCCCGATTTCACTTACAGGAGGTGGTTGAGGCTCGCGAGGAGCGAGTTGGGGGAGCTGGACCCCGCGGCGGTTTTCGAGTACTCGAAGGGGAGGATCTTCGCCTACGAGACGTTCCTCGATAACACCTGCCTTGTGGAGATGGACGAGGAGCCGCCGCACCCCCTCAACCGCGAGGCGCTGGAGGCAGCGCTGCTCATATGCCTCACTTTCAACTGCAAGGTTGTCGACGAGGTCCACGTGATGAGGAAGATCGTCATCGACGGGTCGAACACCACCGGCTTCCAGCGGACGGCTCTCATCGGCATGGACGGCTGGGTGGACGTGGAGGGGAAGAGGGTCCCCATCGCCACAGTCTGCCTGGAGGAGGATGCGGCGAGGAAGATGGGTGAGTCCGGGAGCGAGGTCGTGTACCGGCTGGATCGACTCGGGATCCCGCTGGTGGAGATCGCGACGGCCCCCGCTCTAACGAGCCCCGAGGAGGCAGGCTTAGCGGCGATGAGGATCGGCCAGCTGCTCCGCATGACAGGTCGGGTGAAGAGGGGGTTGGGGACGATTAGGCAGGACTTGAACATCTCGGTGGAGGGGGGTGCGAGGGTCGAAGTGAAGGGGGTTCAGGAGCTCGAGTTGATCCCCAGGGTCGTTGAGCTTGAGGTGAAGAGGCAGAAGGCTCTCCTCGAGATTAGAGAGGAGCTGAGGAGGCGCGGCGTGTCGGCGGAGGCCCTCAACCAGAGGGCGGTGGATGTCACCGAACTGTTCAGAGACACGAGCTCCCGCGTAGCTAGAAAGGCGCTGGCGAGCGGAGGGGTGGCTCTGGCAGTGAAGCTGCCCGGCTTCGCAGGCCTACTCGGCCGGGAGCTCCAACCCGGGCGGCGGCTGGGCACGGAGATGGCCGATAGGGCGCGCTACTGGGCTGAGGTGGGCGGGATCTTCCACAGCGATGAGCTGCCCGGGTACGGGATTAGCGCCGATGAGGTTCGCGAGGTGCGCGAGGCGCTCGGCTGCAGCGAGGGAGACGCTTTCGTCCTCGTGTTCGAGGAGGCGCGGAAGGCGGAAGGGGCTATCGAGGCCGTGCTAGAGAGGGCGAGGGAAGCCCTGGAAGGGGTGCCGCCGGAGACGAGAGCTGCGAACCCGGACGGCACAACGAGGTTCATGAGGCCGATGCCGGGTAGGGCGAGGATGTACCCGGAGACCGACATTCGGCCGGTCCCCATCCCCACGCAGCTGCTGGAGGAGCTCAAGCTGAAGCTCCCCGAACCGCCCGAAGCGAAGTTCGAGCGCTTTGTCAAGGTGTACGGGCTGAGCCACGACCTGGCTAGGAAGCTCCTGCGATCCTACAGGCTCGACCTCTTCGAGCGCATCGTAGCGGAGGTCGGCGCACCGCCGACCCTCGTCGCCTCCACGCTGGAGGGGACTCTCGTGGAGCTGCGGAGGGACGGAGTCCCCGTCCAGAACCTCAGCGACGAGCACCTGGTAGACGTCTTCAGGCTGGTGGTGAAAGGAGGG
The DNA window shown above is from Thermofilaceae archaeon and carries:
- a CDS encoding 30S ribosomal protein S30e, with product MPSHGSLTKAGKVRNATPKIPPKPKKNLVPRRRNRRNYLRRLVYAQQTTAM
- the gatD gene encoding Glu-tRNA(Gln) amidotransferase subunit GatD, which translates into the protein MSLEGYGDQAVKLLDSAGVSLFDEVELERDDGVVVRGIVLPRPQYGDPDILVLKLPNGYNVGVDARRVKSIRRLGRVEPSRGALPPPPSLKPGLPRVHFIGTGGTIASRIDYVSGAVYPYFTAEEIYSMVPELESVALVSAETLFSVFSEDLTPRHWSMIAERVAQVFEREGPAGIIVAHGTDTMGYTAAALAFALRRLPGPVVLVGAQRSSDRPSSDSATNVLAAAITAAKAPFAESVVVMHAGLDDTAFYVHRGVRVRKMHTSRRDAFRSVNAVPLAKVELPSRELKVFARRFLPRSREGVLLENGFEEKVALVKFYPGMSGELLDFLVDKGYRGVVIEGTGLGHVSERLLPSVRRAVEEGVVVVVASQCLWGRVNMNVYRRGVELLKAGAIPAEDMLPETAFVKLSWVLARTNDAREAASLFLTNVAYEMDERSEEWYYPPLNYFERYLGGGGQ
- the gatE gene encoding Glu-tRNA(Gln) amidotransferase subunit GatE codes for the protein MSCRVGLEIHQMLDTRAKLFCSCPTELRRGDPDFTYRRWLRLARSELGELDPAAVFEYSKGRIFAYETFLDNTCLVEMDEEPPHPLNREALEAALLICLTFNCKVVDEVHVMRKIVIDGSNTTGFQRTALIGMDGWVDVEGKRVPIATVCLEEDAARKMGESGSEVVYRLDRLGIPLVEIATAPALTSPEEAGLAAMRIGQLLRMTGRVKRGLGTIRQDLNISVEGGARVEVKGVQELELIPRVVELEVKRQKALLEIREELRRRGVSAEALNQRAVDVTELFRDTSSRVARKALASGGVALAVKLPGFAGLLGRELQPGRRLGTEMADRARYWAEVGGIFHSDELPGYGISADEVREVREALGCSEGDAFVLVFEEARKAEGAIEAVLERAREALEGVPPETRAANPDGTTRFMRPMPGRARMYPETDIRPVPIPTQLLEELKLKLPEPPEAKFERFVKVYGLSHDLARKLLRSYRLDLFERIVAEVGAPPTLVASTLEGTLVELRRDGVPVQNLSDEHLVDVFRLVVKGGLVKEAIPVVLKQLSENPSLTAEEAVRILGLTPLSVEEAREVIRGVIKEMESLVRERGSAAFGQVMGAVMRKLRGRVDGALINKLVSEELEKALKKI